The following are encoded in a window of Litoribacterium kuwaitense genomic DNA:
- a CDS encoding ABC transporter permease, whose protein sequence is MFPKKRISAQADKAYVAPASSWNKKFIKIKVNWQLYVLLFPTLVYFILFQYGPMYGLQIAFKDFSPMKGIWGSEWVGITHFESFLASPQFYDILKNTLLLSAYELILFPIPVILALLMNQLRYHRFKRFAQTVTYAPHFISVVVLIGMLYLFLGVRTGLVNIGLEAIGLEAINFLASPEWFKHLFVWSGVWQNAGWGTIIYLAALASVSPELHEAAVMDGASKFQRIIHIDLPSIMPTIVILLLLNMGNFMAVGFEKAYLMQNSLNVESSEIIQTFVYKRGILNTQYSYSAAVGLFNNVINFIILLSMNRLAKMMKQNSLW, encoded by the coding sequence ATGTTTCCGAAAAAACGGATCTCCGCACAGGCAGATAAGGCTTACGTCGCTCCGGCGAGTTCATGGAATAAGAAGTTTATCAAGATTAAAGTGAACTGGCAGCTTTACGTGTTGCTTTTTCCGACGCTTGTCTATTTTATCTTATTTCAGTACGGTCCGATGTACGGTTTGCAAATTGCGTTTAAGGACTTTTCACCGATGAAAGGCATTTGGGGGAGTGAATGGGTTGGGATCACCCACTTTGAATCCTTTCTTGCTTCACCGCAGTTTTATGATATTTTAAAAAATACATTACTACTCTCGGCATACGAGTTAATTTTGTTTCCAATCCCTGTCATTTTAGCATTGTTAATGAACCAGCTAAGATATCACCGGTTTAAACGATTTGCTCAGACGGTCACGTACGCGCCTCATTTTATTTCTGTTGTTGTCTTAATCGGAATGCTGTATTTATTTTTAGGTGTACGAACTGGGCTAGTGAATATTGGTTTAGAAGCGATCGGATTAGAAGCGATCAACTTCCTAGCGTCACCGGAATGGTTTAAGCATCTGTTCGTCTGGTCTGGCGTCTGGCAAAATGCTGGTTGGGGAACGATTATTTATTTAGCGGCGTTAGCTTCTGTAAGCCCGGAGTTGCATGAGGCGGCTGTTATGGATGGAGCAAGTAAATTCCAACGCATTATCCACATAGATTTGCCGAGTATTATGCCGACGATCGTCATTTTATTACTTTTAAACATGGGGAATTTTATGGCTGTCGGCTTTGAAAAAGCTTACTTAATGCAAAATTCATTAAACGTCGAGTCATCAGAGATCATCCAAACATTTGTTTACAAACGAGGTATTCTGAATACTCAGTATAGTTACTCAGCGGCGGTTGGATTGTTTAATAATGTCATTAATTTTATTATTTTGTTATCAATGAACCGTTTAGCGAAGATGATGAAACAGAATTCTCTATGGTAA
- a CDS encoding carbohydrate ABC transporter permease, producing the protein MNETWRRSRADRLFDMANIVFFCILLLVILYPLYFIIIASISDPDAVNQGLTFLLPKDITFEGYKSIFQDARIWQGFMNSFVYMIVGTIIKLSLTITAGYALSRHDLIGRNFFMMMIVFTMFFQGGLIPTYLLVQGLGIDNSLWAMVLPGAVNVFQLIIARTFFQFSIPEELREASFIDGCSNWKFFFKIVIPLSMPIIAVVGLFSAVGEWNAYFPALVYLRDEALHPLQLILRSILIQSEAQSAMLDDSLDAQLYLKAAEQIKYGVIIVASLPMLILYPFVQKYFVHGVMIGSVKG; encoded by the coding sequence ATGAATGAAACTTGGAGAAGAAGCAGGGCTGATCGTCTCTTTGACATGGCAAATATAGTGTTCTTCTGTATCCTGCTTTTGGTTATCCTATATCCCTTATATTTTATCATCATCGCATCCATTAGTGATCCTGATGCTGTAAATCAAGGGCTCACCTTTCTATTGCCGAAGGATATCACTTTTGAAGGGTATAAAAGCATTTTTCAAGATGCGCGAATATGGCAAGGTTTTATGAATTCTTTTGTCTATATGATTGTTGGGACCATCATTAAGTTGTCTTTAACGATCACTGCTGGGTATGCGCTTTCAAGGCATGACCTCATTGGGCGAAACTTCTTTATGATGATGATCGTTTTTACGATGTTCTTCCAAGGAGGGCTGATCCCAACCTATTTACTTGTTCAAGGGCTAGGAATTGATAACAGCCTTTGGGCGATGGTTTTGCCTGGGGCGGTTAATGTCTTTCAGTTGATCATTGCCCGGACCTTCTTTCAATTTTCAATTCCCGAGGAACTGCGTGAAGCCTCATTTATTGACGGGTGTAGCAATTGGAAATTTTTCTTCAAAATTGTTATTCCGCTATCGATGCCCATTATTGCGGTCGTTGGATTGTTTAGTGCTGTAGGTGAATGGAATGCTTATTTTCCTGCACTCGTCTATTTGCGTGATGAGGCGTTGCATCCATTGCAGTTGATTTTAAGATCGATTCTTATTCAGAGTGAAGCGCAGAGTGCGATGCTCGATGATTCACTGGATGCACAGCTCTATTTAAAAGCAGCTGAACAAATCAAATATGGCGTCATTATCGTCGCCAGCCTACCCATGCTCATTCTTTACCCGTTTGTCCAAAAGTATTTTGTCCACGGTGTTATGATCGGTTCTGTCAAAGGTTAA
- a CDS encoding extracellular solute-binding protein, with protein MSRRMLLKFATVFGLSAILLLGGCGGQNANQDAENAEPKEVNFPLEEPVTLSMYAVKNPFQKKEYNDLEFFKQLEEQSNVQIDWTLTTSQNNREKVNLAIASNDLPDAFYGSSTLNNIEQQAADGVIIPLEDLIEEYAPNIQKVFEKRPDLKNVVTDPDGHIYSLPNAIFHTDNNMIPAAMYINKKWLDELNLEMPTTTDEFYEVLKAFRDNDPNGNGEADEIPLSFLDMKHHFYSALPLAGAFGKSYPPWSNVWHVEDGEVSYAPALPENRDFLIYLNKLYKEGLIDQEIFTHNVSVYQSKLKSETPIVGAFFGWSDFATLGSTDTEYVELMPLEGPNGDRGWPIQDNNYSVSAFSITSTNEQPEITMKWIDQVYDPLTSFQSDLGMIGTAWKDEGGQLKQIPIPEGMTDMDVRVSEAPGPQGVAVVLPDDVDAEETENVKVKAAINEKYKPFTPDEWYPKSFLTSKEDQAVIEQWGIEVDSPNGFLEQSIANIILGDDPEGDWNEMVEGFERLNLEERLQVAQKYYDQIRK; from the coding sequence GTGTCCCGACGTATGTTGCTGAAGTTTGCGACGGTATTCGGTTTAAGTGCAATACTGTTGCTCGGAGGGTGCGGTGGTCAAAATGCCAATCAAGATGCTGAAAATGCGGAACCGAAAGAGGTTAACTTTCCTTTAGAAGAGCCGGTGACCTTATCCATGTATGCTGTGAAAAATCCGTTTCAAAAGAAGGAGTACAATGACCTTGAGTTTTTTAAACAGCTAGAGGAACAATCGAATGTGCAAATTGATTGGACTTTGACGACGAGCCAAAACAATCGAGAGAAGGTCAACCTAGCGATTGCGAGTAATGATCTTCCTGACGCCTTTTACGGCTCAAGTACGCTAAATAACATTGAACAGCAAGCGGCCGACGGCGTCATTATCCCTTTGGAGGATTTAATAGAAGAATATGCTCCGAACATCCAAAAGGTTTTTGAAAAACGACCTGATTTAAAGAATGTGGTCACTGACCCTGACGGACATATTTACAGCTTGCCAAATGCGATATTTCATACTGACAACAACATGATTCCAGCAGCGATGTACATTAACAAAAAATGGTTAGATGAATTAAATTTAGAAATGCCAACGACGACAGATGAGTTTTACGAAGTGTTAAAAGCGTTTCGCGATAACGATCCGAATGGGAACGGTGAGGCTGATGAAATTCCATTAAGCTTTCTCGATATGAAACACCATTTCTATAGTGCATTGCCGTTAGCGGGGGCGTTTGGTAAGAGCTATCCGCCTTGGTCCAATGTGTGGCACGTGGAGGACGGAGAAGTTTCGTATGCGCCGGCCCTTCCAGAGAACAGAGACTTTCTCATCTATTTAAACAAACTATATAAAGAAGGATTAATTGATCAAGAGATATTTACTCATAATGTGAGCGTGTATCAGTCGAAGCTCAAAAGTGAAACGCCGATTGTCGGAGCATTCTTTGGCTGGAGTGATTTTGCAACGCTAGGGAGTACGGATACCGAATATGTCGAGCTAATGCCGCTGGAAGGACCGAATGGCGATCGAGGTTGGCCAATTCAGGACAACAATTACAGCGTCTCTGCCTTTAGCATTACAAGTACGAACGAGCAGCCTGAAATTACGATGAAGTGGATCGACCAAGTCTATGATCCTCTCACTAGCTTTCAGTCTGATCTAGGTATGATTGGTACAGCATGGAAAGACGAAGGCGGACAGCTTAAACAAATTCCAATTCCTGAAGGCATGACGGATATGGATGTCCGCGTAAGCGAAGCTCCAGGACCTCAAGGTGTAGCTGTTGTCTTACCGGATGATGTCGATGCTGAAGAAACAGAAAATGTTAAAGTCAAAGCCGCGATCAATGAAAAATATAAACCATTTACGCCTGATGAGTGGTATCCGAAGTCATTTTTAACTTCAAAGGAAGATCAAGCTGTCATTGAGCAGTGGGGTATTGAAGTAGATAGCCCGAATGGCTTCCTGGAGCAGTCGATTGCCAACATCATTCTTGGTGATGACCCAGAAGGTGATTGGAATGAAATGGTTGAAGGGTTCGAGCGATTAAATTTGGAAGAACGTTTGCAAGTTGCCCAAAAATATTACGATCAAATTAGAAAATAA
- a CDS encoding endo-1,4-beta-xylanase yields MIKYMSLIVLLVSSVFLGTSGFAYAESLASNKATEDLDDLLEDLPEGTSVWGDASPLDEVEPVSNDRYTIRHVDVTDRPYSKALQIELPAQAKGIFSVPVKMPFQYEVDEGDVMLLAFDMRTLRSEDESSLGSVQSQVRIDPEEMPADMAKLYSADSDWKTFFMPFEALRSSKNDQESLANLFFGFKAQTVEVANVRLLHYGDRVALDDLPVMKTTYPGMEEGASWREEADERIDDIRKADIKVTVKDEKGKPLRHANVDIEQQRHAFGFGGSFTASKIYGPRATVTPSEKQDYLNTFKRTFNKAVFPNELKWKHYDNLGVESVPMALDWLDRKQIPVRGHALIWAHWKRVPEELKEQLEDDPEKLREVTNDHVTEYVDRWRGRVPEWDVLNEPYSQHEFMDIAGEDIMIDWFESARAADPNAKLYVNDYAILAGRDYAHQDSYYDTIEYLIDNGAPLDGIGMQSHFKSITEPEEILRRLDRFATFGKDIQMTEFTIQENDPVAKEQFTRDFLTTAFSHPSVNGVVTWSFWDKFNDDGLYTKDWTLTPNGKAWMDMIYNEWWTDESVKSDKEGSVETRGFLGDYHMTVTYKGIEERLSFNLAEDGEEIEVIIDRKSRS; encoded by the coding sequence GTGATCAAGTATATGAGTCTCATCGTATTATTGGTTTCATCAGTTTTTCTCGGGACGAGTGGCTTTGCCTATGCAGAAAGTCTTGCGTCCAACAAGGCGACAGAGGATTTAGACGACCTGCTTGAAGACCTCCCCGAAGGAACCTCTGTATGGGGAGATGCATCGCCTTTAGATGAAGTAGAGCCAGTAAGTAATGACCGTTATACGATCAGACATGTAGATGTAACAGATCGTCCTTACTCGAAGGCACTGCAAATCGAGCTGCCAGCGCAAGCAAAGGGAATCTTTTCTGTCCCTGTCAAAATGCCCTTTCAATATGAGGTGGATGAGGGCGACGTCATGCTGCTTGCCTTTGACATGAGAACACTTCGGTCTGAGGATGAATCAAGTCTTGGCAGTGTGCAATCCCAAGTGCGGATAGATCCAGAAGAAATGCCTGCGGACATGGCGAAGCTCTACAGCGCTGATAGCGATTGGAAGACCTTTTTTATGCCTTTTGAAGCACTCCGCTCATCTAAAAATGACCAGGAGTCGTTAGCCAATTTGTTTTTTGGATTTAAAGCCCAGACTGTTGAAGTGGCTAATGTCAGATTACTCCATTATGGAGATCGTGTTGCGCTCGATGATTTGCCGGTAATGAAGACGACTTATCCCGGGATGGAAGAGGGGGCTTCTTGGCGCGAAGAAGCAGACGAGCGAATCGATGATATTCGCAAGGCGGACATCAAAGTGACTGTAAAAGATGAGAAGGGAAAGCCTCTTCGCCACGCAAACGTAGATATTGAGCAACAGCGTCATGCCTTTGGTTTTGGTGGATCTTTCACGGCCAGTAAAATTTATGGGCCCAGGGCAACTGTAACACCTTCAGAAAAGCAAGATTATTTAAATACGTTCAAAAGGACATTTAATAAAGCTGTTTTTCCAAACGAATTAAAGTGGAAGCACTATGACAATTTAGGTGTTGAATCCGTACCAATGGCACTAGATTGGCTCGATCGCAAGCAAATCCCTGTCCGTGGGCATGCGTTAATTTGGGCGCACTGGAAGCGAGTGCCGGAAGAGCTGAAAGAGCAGTTAGAGGATGACCCTGAAAAGCTTCGCGAAGTGACAAACGACCATGTCACTGAATACGTCGACCGCTGGAGAGGACGGGTTCCTGAATGGGATGTGTTGAATGAGCCGTATTCCCAGCACGAATTTATGGATATTGCCGGTGAGGATATTATGATCGATTGGTTTGAAAGTGCAAGGGCGGCTGATCCTAACGCGAAGCTTTACGTCAATGATTATGCAATTCTAGCGGGCAGAGATTATGCACATCAAGATAGTTATTATGACACCATCGAATATCTGATCGACAATGGTGCACCGTTGGATGGGATTGGGATGCAAAGTCATTTTAAATCGATCACCGAGCCTGAGGAAATATTAAGACGACTTGATCGTTTTGCAACCTTTGGTAAAGACATTCAAATGACCGAGTTTACGATCCAAGAAAATGATCCAGTGGCAAAAGAGCAATTTACCCGGGACTTTCTCACAACTGCATTTAGCCATCCTTCTGTAAATGGTGTTGTCACTTGGAGCTTTTGGGACAAATTTAACGATGACGGTTTATACACGAAGGACTGGACGTTAACGCCGAATGGCAAGGCATGGATGGATATGATCTATAACGAATGGTGGACAGACGAATCGGTGAAAAGTGATAAAGAAGGCTCAGTGGAGACACGCGGCTTTTTAGGAGATTATCACATGACAGTAACCTATAAAGGAATTGAAGAAAGGCTGAGCTTTAATTTAGCAGAAGATGGAGAGGAAATCGAGGTCATCATTGATCGGAAAAGCAGGAGCTAA
- a CDS encoding sulfatase family protein, producing the protein MNQQRPNIVFIMSDDHAAHAMSCYGSKINETPNIDRIANEGMRFDNCFCTNSICAPSRAAILTGKYNHECGVRTLDEPFDARQQSLPKIFQENGYQTAMIGKWHLGHGGISDPQGFDYWNVFVNQGFYHQPKMIEMGEEKVFQGYATDLVTDFSMDWLDNRDTDKPFLLFCHHKAPHRPWEPDEKHAHMYEDVHIPEPETFNDDYANRSEAAKAAKMRMSDLRPKDLKEDIPEGLTPEEENSWRYQRYIKDYLRCVASVDDNVGRLLDYLDEQGLTDSTIIVYTSDQGFFLGDHGWFDKRFMYEESLRMPFVIRYPQAIKAGSVSEDMILNVDFAPTFLTYAGIDVPADMQGVNFQTLLEGKTPDHWRDSMYYRYWMHCDHEHNVHSHYGIRTHTHKLIYYYGEAYGLAGSQDIPTAPEWELFDLENDPYEMKNVYGEPEYEETFQKLKAELEQLQRELGDEPVHSIAGA; encoded by the coding sequence ATGAATCAGCAGCGACCAAATATCGTATTTATTATGAGTGACGACCATGCTGCCCACGCGATGAGCTGTTATGGAAGTAAGATTAATGAAACGCCGAATATCGATCGCATTGCGAATGAAGGAATGCGCTTCGATAACTGTTTTTGTACCAATTCCATTTGTGCACCAAGCCGAGCGGCGATCTTAACAGGGAAATACAATCATGAATGTGGGGTAAGAACGCTTGATGAGCCTTTTGATGCAAGACAGCAATCACTGCCAAAGATTTTTCAAGAAAATGGATATCAGACTGCAATGATTGGCAAATGGCATTTAGGCCATGGAGGCATTAGTGACCCACAAGGCTTCGACTATTGGAATGTTTTTGTTAATCAAGGTTTCTATCATCAGCCCAAAATGATTGAAATGGGTGAAGAAAAGGTATTTCAAGGCTATGCAACGGATCTCGTTACAGATTTTTCAATGGATTGGCTCGACAATCGGGATACAGACAAACCGTTTCTCCTTTTTTGTCATCATAAAGCCCCTCATCGCCCGTGGGAGCCAGATGAAAAGCATGCACATATGTATGAAGATGTACATATTCCGGAGCCTGAGACATTCAATGATGATTATGCCAATCGTTCTGAAGCGGCCAAAGCAGCCAAAATGAGAATGTCAGATTTACGGCCAAAAGATTTAAAAGAAGACATTCCCGAAGGCTTGACGCCAGAAGAAGAAAATTCGTGGCGATATCAGCGTTATATTAAAGATTATTTACGTTGTGTTGCCTCTGTAGATGACAATGTTGGCCGGCTACTTGACTATTTAGATGAGCAAGGACTTACAGACAGTACGATCATCGTATATACGTCAGATCAAGGCTTTTTCCTCGGAGATCACGGTTGGTTTGACAAGCGGTTTATGTATGAAGAGTCGCTGCGGATGCCATTTGTCATTCGCTATCCACAGGCAATTAAGGCGGGTAGCGTAAGTGAAGATATGATTTTAAATGTCGATTTTGCGCCAACATTTCTTACGTATGCTGGTATTGATGTGCCAGCGGATATGCAGGGGGTCAATTTTCAAACGTTACTAGAAGGGAAAACACCGGATCACTGGCGGGACTCGATGTATTATCGCTACTGGATGCATTGTGATCATGAGCATAACGTTCATTCCCATTACGGTATTCGTACCCATACCCACAAGCTGATTTATTATTATGGTGAAGCATATGGGCTAGCTGGATCACAAGATATTCCGACAGCACCGGAGTGGGAGCTATTTGACCTTGAAAACGATCCATATGAAATGAAAAATGTGTATGGCGAGCCCGAGTATGAAGAGACGTTTCAAAAATTAAAGGCTGAGTTAGAGCAATTGCAAAGAGAGCTTGGCGATGAGCCTGTTCATTCAATTGCAGGGGCATAA
- a CDS encoding Gfo/Idh/MocA family protein, with amino-acid sequence MAKKLKFGIIGASRIFEKQHLQPLMNHPEVDIVAVCDPNLERAETCAKLCHVTQVYDDYQALLARDDIDAVDICTPNAFHSTISIDALRQGKHVFCEKPDAISPEKAYEMMKAAEESGKKLMVMRNNRFVPSFQFLKEFIDSGKMGEVYTGRCGWVRQRGIPGKGGWFTTKDMSGGGPLIDLGVHMIDLAVWLMGHPTPVAVSGATYTKFADDSHKNESGFGEAQQGGTFDVEDLATGFIRFANNATLQIEFSWASNVIEEGSFVELRGTKAGFSWKKGELQLISEDNGELVHTQPTFSEQQHVNGHEENLHHFVDCVLHHADPVFQPQEGVDLIKILAAIYQSAELKREVLLTGEATVAHVEQ; translated from the coding sequence ATGGCGAAAAAATTAAAGTTTGGAATTATTGGGGCGAGCCGGATTTTTGAAAAACAGCATTTGCAGCCTTTGATGAACCATCCAGAGGTTGACATCGTTGCTGTGTGTGATCCGAACCTAGAAAGAGCAGAGACATGCGCCAAGCTATGTCATGTAACTCAAGTCTATGATGATTATCAAGCGCTTTTAGCACGTGATGACATTGATGCTGTCGATATTTGTACACCGAATGCTTTTCATTCGACGATTTCCATTGACGCTTTACGTCAAGGAAAGCATGTGTTTTGTGAAAAGCCAGATGCGATCAGTCCCGAAAAAGCCTATGAAATGATGAAAGCCGCAGAAGAAAGCGGAAAAAAGCTAATGGTGATGCGAAACAACCGATTTGTTCCGAGCTTTCAATTCCTCAAAGAGTTTATAGACTCAGGAAAAATGGGTGAGGTTTACACCGGTCGTTGCGGCTGGGTTCGGCAACGAGGCATTCCAGGAAAAGGCGGCTGGTTTACGACGAAAGACATGTCTGGAGGCGGACCGTTGATTGACCTCGGTGTCCATATGATTGATTTAGCGGTTTGGTTGATGGGACACCCGACACCAGTGGCTGTGAGTGGGGCGACGTATACGAAATTTGCCGATGATTCCCATAAAAATGAGAGTGGTTTTGGTGAAGCGCAGCAAGGTGGCACGTTTGATGTGGAGGATTTGGCGACAGGGTTTATACGTTTTGCGAATAACGCGACGCTGCAAATCGAATTTAGCTGGGCTTCTAATGTGATAGAAGAAGGAAGTTTTGTAGAGCTTAGGGGGACGAAAGCAGGATTTTCTTGGAAAAAGGGCGAGCTGCAGCTGATTTCTGAAGACAATGGTGAGCTTGTACATACACAGCCAACATTTTCAGAACAGCAACATGTGAACGGCCATGAAGAAAATTTGCACCACTTTGTTGATTGTGTTCTCCATCACGCTGACCCAGTTTTTCAGCCGCAGGAAGGGGTCGACTTAATCAAAATTCTGGCAGCAATTTATCAATCTGCTGAGCTGAAAAGAGAGGTTCTTCTTACCGGAGAGGCTACGGTTGCGCATGTAGAGCAGTAA
- a CDS encoding sulfatase-like hydrolase/transferase produces the protein MEKPNIILVMTDQHRGDFMGCMGSTIVKTPHMDQMAEEGVLFTRSYCNSPLCVPSRMSMLTGRYPHETNVFDNNDHLASDMPTMAHALSLGGYDTVLCGRMHFVGPDQRHGYGKRFVGDITPSYPGGPMTEYGSLEGTAGQGLRSIQQAGAGTSPVIRYDEEVTTACEHFLEKNRESKKPFFLTVGYYGPHHPYVCPEPYFSEAMARIKDDDSTLIPTEHRPAHPWYDQWLKRLKANEMTEQQLLKARAAYAGLVSLMDVHLGRVLKAAKQTARETIILYTSDHGDMAGDHGMFWKRNLLEGAIHIPMIWTSIPGTTHQTTRIGQGRRVDVPVSLLDIAPTFTALGHAPPLPHVSGDDVSELIGEKEVDHKKWLNRPLFCELATLQDSANRAVICEYMKLITFYGHQDALLFDLKNDPNEKHDLSNDPRYADVKEALAALGKEGWQPRHIIAQMRNKQSSLAYMRAWGKQVGMGRMDLWTDEEFLETRGE, from the coding sequence GTGGAGAAACCTAATATCATTTTAGTGATGACTGATCAGCATCGGGGAGATTTTATGGGTTGTATGGGGTCAACGATCGTAAAAACACCTCATATGGACCAGATGGCAGAAGAAGGTGTCCTGTTTACACGCAGCTACTGCAATTCCCCGTTATGTGTCCCGTCACGTATGTCAATGCTGACAGGACGCTATCCGCACGAAACAAACGTGTTTGACAATAACGACCATTTAGCGTCCGACATGCCGACGATGGCACACGCACTTTCATTAGGTGGCTATGACACTGTTTTATGCGGCAGAATGCATTTTGTCGGTCCTGACCAAAGGCATGGCTATGGAAAAAGGTTCGTCGGTGACATTACACCAAGCTATCCAGGCGGACCAATGACAGAATATGGCTCTTTAGAGGGGACAGCTGGTCAAGGTTTGCGGTCTATTCAACAGGCAGGCGCGGGTACGTCCCCAGTCATTCGTTATGATGAAGAAGTCACGACAGCGTGCGAGCATTTTTTAGAAAAGAACCGGGAAAGCAAGAAGCCATTTTTTCTGACGGTCGGTTATTACGGACCACATCATCCCTATGTTTGTCCGGAGCCTTATTTTTCCGAGGCGATGGCTCGGATCAAAGACGACGACTCAACTCTAATCCCAACAGAACATCGTCCGGCTCACCCGTGGTACGATCAATGGCTTAAAAGGCTGAAAGCGAATGAAATGACGGAGCAGCAATTGTTGAAAGCTCGGGCTGCCTACGCTGGGCTCGTCTCACTCATGGATGTTCACCTTGGCCGTGTGCTCAAAGCAGCTAAACAGACAGCGCGCGAAACGATCATCCTCTATACGAGTGATCATGGAGATATGGCTGGTGATCATGGGATGTTTTGGAAACGAAATCTTCTTGAAGGTGCGATCCACATCCCGATGATTTGGACGTCAATTCCCGGAACGACACATCAGACAACACGTATTGGGCAAGGGAGGCGTGTTGATGTACCTGTGAGTCTGCTAGACATTGCACCGACTTTCACAGCGCTTGGACATGCACCTCCTTTACCGCACGTGTCTGGAGATGATGTGAGTGAGCTAATAGGCGAAAAGGAGGTCGATCACAAGAAGTGGCTTAATCGTCCGCTGTTTTGTGAGCTTGCGACGCTGCAAGATTCAGCGAACCGTGCCGTTATTTGTGAGTACATGAAACTCATTACCTTTTATGGTCATCAAGACGCCCTCTTATTTGATTTAAAAAACGACCCTAATGAAAAACACGATCTCAGTAATGATCCGAGGTATGCAGACGTTAAAGAGGCATTGGCGGCACTCGGGAAAGAAGGTTGGCAACCTCGCCACATCATTGCACAAATGAGGAATAAACAATCTTCCCTTGCTTATATGAGGGCCTGGGGAAAGCAAGTCGGTATGGGGCGAATGGATTTATGGACAGATGAAGAGTTTTTAGAAACGAGAGGTGAATGA